A single window of Entomoplasma ellychniae DNA harbors:
- a CDS encoding LytS/YhcK type 5TM receptor domain-containing protein — MQKTLEWIMEGSHLAYLSSALTFTIFVLYILFKWIQKKHLITQGVFIINEQFNTRNIAYMGIMIGCSVAVTVVISMTVPITVFPPIRVAFEGIMIKITGMIFGPIVGLIVGLVTELLTMLFIPSFIHPAYFFVAIGFAFWAGICSFSFKLKDNKQYITLIIITVFVIISTLFLSLTLDKLPVSNPLNEGEITPPGYIEKVSIFGISMSRKMVPRVFMILMGVILILIYITFAILMFTSKKKYINVIMPIILICLVTEILVSILTASWGDAELLAKESENGYINMVALRVAQMPLKIIFNTSLLSTVYFVLRPLIKNK; from the coding sequence ATGCAAAAAACTCTAGAATGAATTATGGAGGGTTCTCACCTTGCGTATCTTTCGTCTGCTTTAACATTTACTATTTTTGTATTATATATATTATTTAAATGAATTCAAAAAAAACATCTTATAACACAAGGTGTTTTCATTATAAATGAACAATTTAATACTCGTAACATTGCTTACATGGGTATTATGATTGGATGTTCAGTTGCTGTAACTGTTGTTATATCTATGACTGTGCCAATTACTGTATTCCCACCAATAAGAGTAGCTTTTGAAGGCATCATGATTAAAATAACAGGAATGATATTTGGGCCTATAGTGGGTCTAATAGTAGGTTTGGTAACTGAATTGTTAACAATGTTATTTATTCCTTCGTTTATTCACCCAGCATATTTTTTTGTTGCTATAGGTTTTGCTTTTTGAGCAGGAATTTGTTCTTTTAGCTTTAAATTAAAAGATAATAAGCAATATATTACATTAATAATAATTACTGTATTTGTAATTATTTCAACTTTATTTTTGTCTCTAACATTAGATAAATTACCTGTTTCAAATCCGCTAAATGAAGGGGAAATCACACCACCTGGATATATTGAAAAAGTAAGTATTTTCGGCATAAGTATGTCAAGAAAAATGGTCCCTAGAGTTTTTATGATATTAATGGGCGTAATATTAATATTAATTTATATAACTTTTGCTATTCTTATGTTTACAAGTAAGAAAAAATATATAAACGTTATAATGCCTATAATACTTATTTGTTTAGTTACAGAAATTTTAGTGTCAATACTAACTGCTTCATGAGGGGATGCTGAATTATTAGCTAAAGAGAGCGAAAATGGTTATATCAACATGGTTGCTTTAAGAGTAGCTCAAATGCCTCTTAAAATTATATTTAATACTAGTTTATTATCAACTGTTTATTTTGTTTTAAGACCCTTGATAAAGAATAAGTAG
- the rplI gene encoding 50S ribosomal protein L9 → MKVIFLKDVKGQGKKDEVKEVSDGYAKNFLIPKGFVKLATSGNLSSLNLKKQIESEENELAKAETLLMKKKIEETVLQFKLQIKNNKAFGSISNQDITDQLKNKYKIEIDKKKIVNFTNLNKVGIHYLSVKLPYKLEAKLQVEIKEA, encoded by the coding sequence ATGAAAGTTATTTTTTTAAAAGATGTTAAAGGTCAAGGCAAAAAAGATGAAGTTAAAGAAGTCAGTGATGGTTATGCTAAAAACTTTTTAATACCAAAAGGTTTTGTTAAATTAGCTACTAGTGGTAATTTAAGTAGTTTAAATTTAAAAAAACAAATTGAGTCTGAAGAAAATGAATTAGCAAAAGCCGAAACACTTTTAATGAAAAAGAAAATTGAAGAAACAGTTTTACAGTTCAAATTGCAAATAAAAAATAATAAAGCATTTGGTTCTATATCTAATCAAGATATAACAGATCAGTTAAAAAATAAGTACAAAATAGAAATTGACAAAAAAAAGATTGTTAATTTTACTAATTTAAATAAAGTAGGCATTCATTATTTAAGCGTTAAATTACCATATAAACTTGAAGCCAAACTTCAAGTAGAAATCAAAGAGGCATAA
- a CDS encoding ribose-phosphate diphosphokinase, producing the protein MIYNNNIHIFGLTQGTDLANEICDILKVKKNEIITRRFADGEILTESIDSVRGKAIYVIQSTSMPVNESLMELLIALDGFKRGSAEEINVVIPYYGYARQDRKAKGRQPITSKLVADLISKAGADRVMSIDIHSPQTMGFFDVPMDNFYTAQILANEIVEYVDKNNWNPDDCILVSPDYGGMTRTHKVESYTAGVTSGIAVIGKKRPEPNKAEIEFVLGDIEGKNCFIIDDMIDTGGTIINAARALKDQGAKEVYIFASHGLFNGPAKERMDAAISEGIVKQVVVTNTIQIAEEKHFNGLKIISVAPLLAEMIKASVDQESLTEVYNRKKEEIYKKALSIKAKYK; encoded by the coding sequence ATGATATACAATAACAACATACACATTTTTGGATTAACACAAGGAACAGATTTAGCTAATGAAATCTGTGATATTTTAAAGGTAAAGAAAAATGAAATCATTACCAGAAGATTCGCAGATGGGGAAATATTAACTGAATCAATCGATTCTGTAAGAGGTAAAGCAATTTATGTAATACAGTCAACATCAATGCCAGTCAATGAAAGTTTAATGGAACTTTTAATAGCACTTGATGGTTTTAAAAGAGGAAGTGCTGAAGAAATAAATGTGGTTATACCATATTATGGTTATGCTAGACAAGATCGTAAAGCTAAAGGAAGACAACCAATTACTTCTAAATTAGTGGCTGATTTAATTTCAAAAGCTGGAGCTGATAGAGTAATGTCAATTGATATTCACTCACCACAAACAATGGGTTTTTTTGATGTACCTATGGATAATTTTTACACAGCTCAAATATTAGCTAATGAAATAGTTGAATATGTTGATAAAAATAACTGAAATCCAGATGATTGTATTTTAGTATCCCCTGACTATGGAGGAATGACTAGAACTCACAAGGTTGAGTCGTACACAGCTGGTGTAACTAGTGGTATTGCTGTTATTGGAAAAAAAAGACCAGAACCTAATAAAGCTGAAATAGAATTTGTGCTTGGAGATATTGAAGGTAAAAATTGTTTCATTATTGATGATATGATTGACACTGGGGGAACTATTATTAATGCTGCTAGAGCATTAAAAGATCAAGGCGCTAAAGAAGTGTACATTTTTGCTTCACACGGTCTATTTAATGGTCCAGCAAAAGAAAGAATGGATGCTGCTATTTCTGAAGGCATTGTAAAACAAGTTGTTGTTACAAATACTATTCAAATTGCTGAAGAAAAACATTTTAATGGTCTAAAAATTATTTCAGTTGCACCATTATTAGCAGAAATGATTAAAGCATCAGTTGATCAAGAATCGTTAACTGAAGTTTATAATCGTAAAAAAGAAGAAATTTACAAAAAAGCTTTAAGTATAAAAGCTAAGTATAAATAG
- a CDS encoding M17 family metallopeptidase: MISINKKQYDIKIVAVKDNKKNNFIKDTAGAATLISEDKTIYLVVKDKGCRVRQIKKGLAEALGLYTKNISVDLDSFVEIFSVEKLALVFNTVYETLGYISHTKLSYKGLKETKKEKSKAVEFDINTKHDVKELEKHAAVKVEQVNYARDLQDTPPNFGTSEYYAEKIVADTKSIKDLKITVLGRAEAEKFGMGLFLGVNAGSMYEPRIVVAEYCGDVKKPKTALVGKGITFDSGGYNLKPSSSMEGMKFDMSGAATVLSTVIGLAKAKAKANVVAVAMFTDNRIGYKATLPESVLTSMNGLTVEINNTDAEGRLVLADGITYAIREKKADQIIEISTLTGAMAFSLGSSATGAFTHNDELWKGLEAVSFETRERLWRMPMYEEHLERVKAGAVLGDLSNAVKGGEGSATAAAFLHEFSEDKPFIHFDIAGTAYENGRGNAVLIKTFYEFLK, from the coding sequence ATGATTTCAATCAATAAAAAACAATATGACATAAAAATTGTTGCAGTTAAAGACAACAAAAAAAACAATTTCATTAAAGATACTGCAGGTGCTGCTACTTTAATTAGTGAAGACAAAACAATTTACTTAGTTGTTAAGGATAAAGGATGTAGGGTTAGACAAATTAAAAAAGGTTTAGCAGAAGCATTAGGATTATATACAAAAAACATTAGTGTAGATCTTGATTCATTTGTAGAAATTTTTTCAGTTGAAAAATTAGCTTTAGTTTTTAATACAGTGTATGAAACTTTAGGATATATTTCACATACAAAACTTTCATATAAAGGTTTAAAAGAAACTAAAAAAGAAAAATCAAAAGCAGTTGAATTTGATATAAATACTAAACATGATGTTAAAGAATTAGAAAAACATGCAGCAGTTAAAGTTGAACAAGTTAACTATGCAAGAGATTTACAAGATACACCACCTAACTTTGGAACTAGTGAATATTATGCTGAAAAAATTGTTGCTGATACAAAATCAATTAAAGACTTGAAAATAACAGTTCTTGGTAGAGCAGAAGCTGAAAAATTTGGTATGGGATTATTTTTGGGTGTTAATGCAGGTTCAATGTATGAACCAAGAATAGTTGTGGCTGAATATTGTGGTGATGTTAAAAAACCTAAAACTGCTTTAGTTGGAAAAGGTATCACATTTGACTCAGGAGGATATAACTTAAAACCTTCTTCTTCAATGGAAGGTATGAAATTTGATATGTCAGGAGCTGCTACAGTTCTTTCAACTGTAATTGGTCTTGCAAAAGCTAAAGCAAAAGCAAATGTTGTAGCCGTTGCAATGTTCACTGATAATAGAATTGGTTATAAAGCTACTTTACCAGAATCAGTATTAACTTCAATGAACGGATTAACTGTTGAAATTAACAACACTGATGCTGAGGGAAGATTAGTGTTAGCTGATGGTATTACTTATGCTATTAGAGAAAAAAAAGCTGATCAAATTATTGAAATTTCAACTTTAACTGGTGCTATGGCATTTTCACTTGGTTCGTCAGCTACTGGTGCATTTACTCATAATGATGAATTATGAAAAGGTTTAGAAGCTGTTTCATTCGAAACTAGAGAAAGATTATGAAGAATGCCAATGTATGAAGAACATTTAGAAAGAGTGAAAGCGGGAGCGGTTCTTGGAGATCTTTCAAACGCTGTTAAAGGTGGGGAAGGAAGTGCAACTGCAGCTGCATTCTTACATGAATTTAGTGAAGATAAACCATTTATTCATTTTGATATAGCAGGTACTGCTTATGAAAATGGACGTGGAAATGCAGTTCTAATTAAAACATTTTATGAATTCTTAAAATAA
- the dnaB gene encoding replicative DNA helicase codes for MKRDISVENLYTIEKSILAIALNSPNALPDIFNGLVFNDFLDPSHKTIFEMLTILNKESKEITINSVVALLDKEGKLEQVGGATKIQSIALEFFTDEGIENYIETVFFASASRKFDATLKIIQNERNNGQLDVEDAMNKIQRELISIDLNQNKSDVKHFKESADSLIEKIKGLQKRNDTLTGVPTGLFELDDITSGWQKGDLIILAARPSMGKTAFSLHLAYRAAKENQGVAIFSLEMPAEQLTQRLLTMVSHLDSKKLRTGKNISDQEWKTLMYSKENISKLPIYIDDTPGITVQQIQSKLYKLKRDHDIKFCVIDYLQLIGSNNLNIDRQNEISNISRHLKRISRELEIPIVCLSQLSRSVEKREDKKPIMSDLRDSGAIEQDADLIMFLYREDYYTYTKDANNNHVPNNEPSAISPTDVIIAKHRNGATGVVKVSFDKRHGKFLDKG; via the coding sequence ATGAAAAGAGACATTAGTGTAGAAAATTTATACACGATTGAAAAAAGTATATTAGCTATCGCTTTAAACTCTCCAAATGCACTACCAGATATTTTTAATGGATTGGTTTTTAATGATTTTTTAGACCCTTCACACAAAACAATATTTGAAATGCTGACAATTCTGAATAAAGAAAGTAAAGAAATAACAATTAATTCAGTTGTAGCCCTTTTAGATAAAGAAGGCAAATTAGAGCAAGTTGGTGGGGCTACCAAGATTCAAAGTATTGCTTTAGAATTTTTTACAGATGAAGGTATTGAAAATTATATTGAAACAGTTTTTTTTGCATCTGCTTCTAGGAAGTTTGATGCGACTCTTAAAATTATTCAAAATGAAAGAAATAATGGACAACTTGACGTCGAAGATGCAATGAATAAAATTCAAAGAGAATTAATTTCTATTGATTTAAATCAGAATAAAAGTGATGTTAAACACTTTAAAGAATCAGCAGATTCATTAATTGAAAAAATAAAAGGGCTTCAAAAAAGAAATGATACTTTAACTGGTGTTCCCACAGGTCTTTTTGAATTAGATGATATTACATCGGGTTGACAAAAAGGAGATTTAATAATTTTAGCAGCTAGACCAAGTATGGGTAAAACAGCATTTTCACTTCATTTAGCTTACAGAGCAGCTAAAGAAAATCAAGGAGTTGCAATATTTTCTTTAGAAATGCCAGCTGAACAACTTACACAAAGATTGTTAACTATGGTTTCACACTTAGACTCTAAAAAATTAAGAACTGGTAAAAACATATCTGATCAAGAATGAAAAACTTTAATGTATTCAAAAGAGAATATATCAAAACTTCCAATCTACATTGATGACACACCAGGTATTACTGTTCAACAAATTCAATCTAAGTTATATAAATTGAAAAGAGATCATGATATCAAATTTTGCGTAATTGATTATCTTCAATTGATTGGTTCAAACAATTTAAATATTGATAGACAAAATGAAATTTCAAACATCTCACGTCATTTAAAAAGAATCTCACGTGAACTTGAAATCCCTATTGTTTGTTTATCTCAGCTGTCAAGATCAGTTGAAAAAAGAGAAGACAAAAAACCTATAATGTCAGATTTAAGAGATTCTGGTGCTATTGAACAAGATGCTGATTTGATTATGTTTTTATATCGGGAAGATTATTATACTTACACAAAAGATGCAAATAACAATCATGTTCCAAACAATGAACCATCAGCTATATCTCCAACTGATGTAATTATAGCTAAACACCGTAATGGAGCTACTGGTGTTGTTAAAGTTTCTTTTGATAAAAGACATGGTAAATTTTTAGATAAAGGTTAA
- the rpsF gene encoding 30S ribosomal protein S6 encodes MLRKYEVMFILDQDTQDIKALSTKMIDILQKDGKIIEQNDLGLVEFAYKINHKKKGNYFVVIVEATAEAIKEFERVSNIEKNVIRKLVISIETEKKYEQSVILSKTDMSKYEEERKPRRDFKKPFVKREGSDFSGERRPYQKPESSNAVVQSVKEEVVVSHEEAHDFVSKMQDKYKEHLEKEVIIHHDEETTESKVEAPKLSAEERAKIDGSHNIDEERSELQKYSNKLREIAVENNLAKKLQDVNLRDMTKKELVEYMRKVSASIKKK; translated from the coding sequence ATGTTAAGAAAATATGAGGTAATGTTTATCTTAGATCAAGATACACAAGACATCAAAGCTCTTTCAACTAAAATGATTGATATCTTACAAAAAGATGGAAAAATCATTGAACAAAATGATTTAGGATTAGTTGAATTTGCTTATAAAATAAATCACAAGAAAAAAGGAAACTACTTTGTTGTGATTGTTGAAGCAACAGCAGAAGCAATCAAAGAATTTGAAAGAGTTTCAAACATTGAAAAAAATGTTATTAGAAAATTAGTTATAAGTATTGAAACAGAAAAAAAATATGAACAATCAGTTATTTTATCAAAAACTGATATGTCAAAATATGAAGAAGAAAGAAAACCTAGAAGAGATTTCAAAAAACCCTTTGTTAAAAGAGAAGGTTCAGACTTTTCTGGAGAAAGAAGACCTTATCAAAAACCAGAATCATCAAATGCAGTTGTGCAATCTGTAAAAGAAGAAGTTGTAGTTTCTCATGAAGAAGCTCATGACTTTGTTTCTAAAATGCAAGATAAATATAAAGAACACTTAGAAAAAGAAGTTATTATTCATCATGATGAAGAAACAACTGAATCTAAAGTTGAAGCGCCTAAACTTTCTGCAGAAGAAAGAGCAAAAATTGATGGTTCTCACAATATAGATGAAGAAAGATCTGAACTTCAAAAATACTCTAACAAATTAAGAGAAATAGCTGTTGAAAATAATTTAGCTAAAAAATTGCAAGACGTTAACTTACGTGATATGACTAAAAAAGAATTAGTAGAGTACATGAGAAAAGTTAGTGCATCAATTAAAAAGAAATAA
- the pth gene encoding aminoacyl-tRNA hydrolase codes for MKLIFALGNPGKQYEKTRHNAGWIALDILLEEFGYDKVQLDKDAHIYTSKINGEKVMFIKPQTFMNNSGDIVRKMFDFYKVGIEDILIMHDEKDFTINKNQLKFGGSSAGHNGIKSIINKMSTQDFLRYRIGIDPPLENWLIVDWVLSKFSEDNINDIKKSTKINSQYIKEWIAGKKITTKNI; via the coding sequence ATGAAATTAATTTTTGCTTTAGGTAATCCTGGTAAACAATACGAAAAAACAAGACATAATGCTGGATGAATAGCTTTAGATATTTTACTTGAAGAATTTGGTTATGATAAAGTTCAATTAGATAAAGATGCACATATTTACACCTCAAAAATTAATGGAGAAAAAGTAATGTTTATTAAGCCTCAAACATTTATGAATAATTCTGGAGATATTGTTAGAAAAATGTTTGATTTTTATAAAGTTGGTATTGAAGATATTTTAATAATGCATGATGAAAAAGATTTTACAATTAATAAAAACCAATTAAAATTTGGTGGTTCATCAGCTGGACATAACGGTATTAAATCAATTATAAATAAAATGAGTACACAAGATTTTTTAAGATATAGAATAGGTATCGACCCACCACTAGAAAATTGGCTTATTGTTGACTGAGTGCTTTCTAAATTTTCTGAAGATAATATAAATGACATTAAAAAATCTACAAAGATTAATTCTCAATACATTAAAGAATGAATTGCTGGTAAAAAAATTACAACAAAAAATATATAA
- a CDS encoding single-stranded DNA-binding protein, with amino-acid sequence MNQVNLVGRITKDLELRSTSNGQGKFVSFTVAVSEYSQQKEITNFIPCFAFERTAENMVKFLSKGSLVSVSGRISVRTSQKDGKYETITTITADRVNFLESSKNKNENTVGQTSVNTSNINLESPVLATSSSSIVQDEVILSDDESILWD; translated from the coding sequence ATGAATCAAGTTAATTTAGTGGGAAGAATAACCAAAGATTTAGAATTAAGATCAACCAGTAATGGTCAAGGTAAATTTGTTTCTTTTACAGTTGCTGTGAGTGAATATTCACAACAAAAAGAAATAACAAATTTTATTCCTTGTTTTGCATTTGAAAGAACAGCAGAAAATATGGTTAAATTCCTTTCAAAAGGTAGCTTAGTTTCAGTATCTGGAAGAATAAGTGTTCGTACGAGTCAAAAAGATGGAAAATACGAAACTATTACAACTATAACTGCTGATCGTGTAAACTTTTTAGAATCTTCAAAAAACAAAAATGAAAACACAGTAGGTCAAACTTCTGTAAATACATCAAATATTAATTTAGAATCACCTGTATTAGCTACTTCAAGTTCAAGTATTGTTCAAGATGAAGTTATTTTAAGTGATGATGAGTCAATATTATGAGATTAA
- a CDS encoding class I SAM-dependent methyltransferase, with protein sequence MSENKNTYYGDLASFIYNLSKPPGTSIDGDIEFYTNELIQYEGPVLEAGVGNGRMAIPLLRKGVDVFGIDNSLEMIELYKTNLLKYNLEANVQLADLNNLKLTQKFENIILPNGSFCSLKREYSKNILTSFLNLLQNNGKLYIDLIYPNSFKAGIDHEYNFKIENDKFIKIKNSSISINWIEQSTFSVLKYDLMIDNKSVQQEIQNFKLYWYGVDEFEKLLLSIGFKNIKQIINYNNKKMLNLKTLTFIAEK encoded by the coding sequence ATGTCTGAAAATAAAAATACTTATTATGGAGACTTAGCATCTTTTATTTATAATTTATCAAAACCCCCAGGAACTAGCATTGATGGTGATATTGAATTTTACACAAATGAATTAATACAATATGAAGGACCAGTTCTTGAAGCTGGTGTAGGTAATGGTAGAATGGCAATACCTTTATTGCGCAAAGGTGTAGATGTATTTGGTATTGATAATTCATTAGAAATGATTGAACTCTATAAAACTAATTTACTAAAGTACAATCTTGAAGCTAATGTTCAATTAGCTGACCTAAATAATTTAAAATTAACCCAGAAATTTGAAAACATAATATTACCAAACGGAAGTTTTTGTTCACTAAAAAGAGAATATAGCAAAAATATATTAACTAGCTTTTTAAATCTTTTACAAAATAATGGTAAATTATACATAGATTTAATTTACCCAAATTCTTTTAAAGCAGGCATTGATCATGAATATAATTTTAAAATAGAAAATGATAAATTTATAAAAATTAAAAATAGTTCTATTAGTATAAATTGAATTGAACAATCAACTTTTTCTGTTTTAAAATATGATTTAATGATTGATAATAAAAGTGTGCAACAAGAAATACAAAATTTTAAATTATATTGATATGGGGTTGATGAGTTTGAGAAATTATTGTTATCTATTGGTTTTAAAAATATAAAACAAATAATTAATTACAACAATAAAAAAATGTTAAATTTAAAAACACTTACATTCATTGCTGAAAAGTAA
- the secG gene encoding preprotein translocase subunit SecG: MSIETAKILILSFEIVIMVVSIVIITIGIFQSKNSQSGLSALNGGNDELFSNSKERGLDKTLSNWMTVLGIIFFLVAIAACIITNIYL, encoded by the coding sequence ATGAGTATTGAAACAGCAAAAATTTTAATACTAAGTTTTGAAATAGTTATTATGGTTGTATCGATAGTTATTATCACTATTGGGATATTTCAATCTAAAAATTCTCAATCAGGACTTAGTGCTTTAAATGGTGGAAATGATGAGTTATTTTCAAATTCAAAAGAACGTGGTTTAGATAAAACATTATCTAACTGGATGACGGTTTTAGGAATAATATTTTTCTTGGTAGCTATTGCTGCTTGTATCATAACTAATATTTATTTATAA
- the rpsR gene encoding 30S ribosomal protein S18: MAITNKKFVKKRKKVNFFEKNKINYIDYKDIDLLKKFISPTGQILPRRVTGTSPKSQRQLAVAIKRARQMALLPFVIE; this comes from the coding sequence ATGGCTATTACAAATAAAAAATTTGTTAAAAAAAGAAAAAAAGTTAATTTCTTTGAAAAAAATAAAATTAACTATATTGATTATAAAGATATAGACTTATTAAAAAAATTTATTTCACCAACAGGTCAAATCTTACCAAGAAGAGTTACTGGTACGTCACCTAAAAGTCAAAGACAATTGGCTGTTGCAATTAAAAGAGCGCGCCAAATGGCTTTATTACCTTTTGTTATTGAATAA
- a CDS encoding M17 family metallopeptidase: MIKLNSTNYKTTVKFTTKENKLNLLNDEVGAINLLSATNEIFIVLDSKENAYEQLVKTLFATIEKYQINLNVDFDTLKPIFKSDLEKSFSDLYSALSFSGHAMENYKKEKIKQFEFNIISKEKISSFEVNEKAKAEAVNYARDLQETPPNIGTSVYYANKIKKDAEKIAGVKVTILGKAESKKLNMNLLLAVNAGSLIEAQVVIVEYCSDAKLPKTGLVGKGITFDSGGYNLKPAQHMKGMKFDMSGAAIVISTVMALAKSKSKANVVAVGLFTDNRIGYTATFPDSVITAMNGKTVVIEDTDAEGRLVLADGLTYAAKELKVDQLIDVATLTGAVAYALGRTTGIFSHNEKLIEDVNKASLKTNEVVWRLPILPRHLKQLQKDARGYADLTSCAKVYGEDSSYAAAFLNEFTESKPYLHLDVAGSADIEQKAQGVMVKTLFELLKK, from the coding sequence ATGATTAAATTAAATTCAACTAATTATAAGACAACTGTAAAGTTTACAACAAAAGAAAATAAATTAAATTTATTAAATGACGAAGTTGGCGCTATCAATTTATTATCTGCAACAAATGAAATATTTATCGTATTAGATTCAAAAGAAAATGCTTATGAACAATTAGTTAAAACTCTTTTTGCAACTATTGAAAAATATCAAATTAATTTAAATGTAGATTTTGATACATTAAAACCCATTTTTAAATCTGACTTAGAAAAATCATTTTCTGACTTATATTCAGCATTGTCATTCAGTGGTCATGCTATGGAAAATTATAAAAAAGAAAAAATTAAACAATTTGAATTTAATATAATTTCAAAAGAAAAAATCAGTTCATTTGAAGTGAATGAAAAAGCAAAAGCAGAAGCTGTTAATTATGCAAGAGACTTACAAGAAACCCCACCAAACATTGGAACAAGTGTTTATTATGCAAATAAAATTAAAAAAGATGCTGAAAAAATAGCTGGAGTTAAGGTAACAATTTTAGGTAAAGCAGAATCAAAAAAATTAAATATGAATCTTTTACTAGCGGTTAACGCTGGTTCATTAATAGAAGCGCAAGTAGTGATTGTTGAATACTGTTCTGATGCTAAATTACCTAAAACTGGTTTAGTTGGTAAAGGTATTACTTTTGATTCAGGTGGGTACAACTTAAAACCAGCTCAACACATGAAGGGTATGAAATTTGATATGTCAGGTGCTGCTATAGTTATTTCAACTGTGATGGCGCTGGCAAAATCTAAATCTAAAGCTAATGTAGTAGCTGTTGGTTTATTTACAGACAACAGAATTGGTTATACTGCTACATTCCCTGATTCAGTAATAACTGCTATGAATGGAAAAACAGTTGTTATTGAAGATACTGATGCTGAAGGAAGATTAGTTTTAGCTGATGGATTAACATATGCAGCAAAAGAATTAAAAGTAGATCAACTTATTGATGTTGCAACATTAACTGGAGCTGTTGCATATGCTTTGGGTAGAACCACTGGAATCTTTTCACATAATGAAAAATTAATTGAAGATGTTAACAAAGCATCTTTAAAAACAAATGAAGTTGTGTGAAGATTACCAATATTACCAAGACATTTAAAACAGTTACAAAAAGATGCTAGAGGGTATGCTGATTTAACTAGTTGTGCAAAAGTATATGGAGAAGATTCTTCATATGCTGCAGCATTCTTAAATGAATTTACAGAATCAAAACCTTATTTACACTTAGACGTTGCTGGAAGTGCTGATATAGAACAAAAAGCACAAGGTGTAATGGTTAAAACCTTATTTGAACTATTAAAAAAATAA
- a CDS encoding helix-turn-helix domain-containing protein codes for MKELALLEIIAINIKKIRITQNISQEELAFRCNVSKNYLSDIERGTRNITVHIIEKIIKGLNISINELFAV; via the coding sequence ATGAAAGAATTAGCACTTTTAGAAATAATCGCAATAAACATTAAAAAAATAAGAATTACTCAAAACATAAGTCAAGAAGAACTTGCTTTTAGATGTAATGTTTCTAAAAATTATTTATCAGATATAGAACGTGGAACAAGAAATATAACAGTGCATATAATTGAAAAAATTATTAAAGGGTTAAATATTTCAATAAATGAGTTATTTGCTGTTTAG